One window of Robiginitalea biformata HTCC2501 genomic DNA carries:
- a CDS encoding enoyl-ACP reductase FabI, with the protein MAYNLLKGKKGIIFGALDENSIAWKTAERVHEEGGTFVLTNAPIAMRMGQINALAEKTGSQIIPADATSEEDLQKLVDQSMEILGGKLDFVLHSIGMSINVRKGRHYTDQKYDWTEKGWDVSALSFHKVMQTLYKADALNPWGSIVALTYMAAQRTFPDYNDMADNKAYLESIARSFGYFFGKEKKVRVNTISQSPTPTTAGQGVKGFDGFISYAEKMSPLGNATAQDCADYTVSLFSDLTRKVTMQNLFHDGGFSSTGVSQEIIDEFSE; encoded by the coding sequence ATGGCATATAATTTATTGAAAGGTAAAAAGGGGATTATTTTTGGCGCATTGGATGAGAACTCCATCGCCTGGAAGACGGCAGAAAGAGTCCACGAAGAAGGTGGGACATTTGTGTTGACCAACGCCCCGATAGCCATGCGCATGGGCCAGATCAATGCCCTGGCCGAGAAAACGGGGTCGCAGATCATACCGGCAGACGCTACCAGTGAAGAGGACCTGCAGAAACTCGTGGACCAGTCCATGGAAATTCTCGGGGGCAAACTGGATTTTGTCCTGCATTCCATCGGCATGTCGATCAACGTCCGCAAAGGGCGGCACTACACGGACCAGAAATACGACTGGACGGAAAAGGGTTGGGATGTATCGGCCCTTTCCTTCCACAAGGTTATGCAGACCCTCTACAAGGCGGATGCCCTGAACCCCTGGGGGAGCATTGTGGCATTGACTTACATGGCGGCCCAACGAACCTTCCCGGATTACAACGACATGGCCGACAACAAGGCCTACCTCGAGTCCATCGCCCGAAGCTTCGGGTACTTTTTCGGGAAAGAGAAAAAAGTACGGGTCAATACCATTTCTCAATCGCCCACCCCTACTACCGCCGGACAGGGTGTCAAGGGATTTGACGGTTTTATTTCCTATGCGGAGAAGATGTCGCCCCTGGGCAACGCAACTGCGCAGGATTGCGCCGATTACACGGTTAGCCTGTTCTCGGACCTGACGCGGAAGGTGACCATGCAAAACCTGTTTCACGATGGCGGTTTTTCCAGCACGGGGGTCAGTCAGGAGATCATCGACGAATTTTCGGAGTAA
- the recN gene encoding DNA repair protein RecN, whose protein sequence is MLTHLAIRNYALIEDLRVDFKGGLTTITGETGAGKSILLESLGLVLGNRADRSALRDTEKKCVVEAEFAVGAYPGMREFFETRDLDYDAQTLLRREIRPNGKSRAFINDTPVTLGVMEELGQRLIDVHSQHQTLELTDRDFQLRVVDALAGNGPLLETYRETRKTYLEMEKRLQALRNERDLAFREQDYNEFLLEELNGANLEPGMQERLEEEQATLSNSEQIIGLLGNADQVMQEEEYGLLAMLGRLRQVTSKLAAYGSRFSQLHERVQSLLIESDDIATEFADLTDQQQPDPDALEKVNSQLGRLFDLQKKHQVATVEELLAIRDSLSRKVHDTAQLETDIEALDGKIEKLQDSLNRIAGQLSERRAGVLPGFTEDLRKELVELGIPNASFTWELLQREAFGPSGRDVLELLFTANKGGNYGPLKKSASGGELSRIMLAIKARLAAFEALPTMMFDEIDTGVSGEISNRMGDIMREMSRHMQVFAITHLPQVASKGHQQYKVYKEDVEGRTTTRIRQLSQEERIQELAQMLGGSQLTDTALTHARELLN, encoded by the coding sequence ATGCTCACCCACCTCGCCATTCGCAATTACGCCCTTATCGAGGACCTGCGCGTCGATTTTAAAGGGGGGCTGACCACCATTACTGGAGAAACCGGGGCCGGTAAATCCATCCTCCTGGAAAGCCTCGGCCTCGTACTGGGCAACCGGGCCGACCGCTCCGCGCTCCGCGATACGGAAAAGAAATGCGTGGTGGAGGCTGAGTTCGCCGTTGGCGCCTACCCGGGTATGCGGGAATTCTTCGAGACCCGCGACCTGGACTATGATGCCCAAACCCTGCTGAGGCGCGAAATCCGACCCAATGGAAAGTCCCGGGCATTTATCAACGACACCCCGGTAACTCTCGGCGTCATGGAGGAGCTCGGACAGCGGCTCATCGACGTTCATTCCCAACACCAGACCCTGGAACTCACCGACAGGGACTTCCAGTTGCGCGTGGTGGATGCACTGGCCGGCAACGGCCCCCTGCTGGAGACCTACCGGGAAACCCGGAAAACCTACCTGGAAATGGAAAAGCGGTTGCAGGCGCTGCGGAACGAGCGCGACCTGGCCTTCCGGGAACAGGATTACAATGAATTTTTACTGGAAGAACTCAACGGGGCCAACCTGGAACCGGGCATGCAGGAGCGACTGGAAGAAGAGCAGGCCACACTCAGCAACTCCGAACAAATCATAGGCCTGCTGGGCAACGCAGACCAGGTGATGCAGGAGGAAGAGTACGGCTTGCTCGCCATGCTCGGGCGATTGCGGCAAGTTACCTCGAAACTCGCCGCGTACGGCTCCCGTTTTTCCCAATTACACGAACGGGTTCAGTCCCTGTTGATTGAATCCGACGATATCGCCACTGAATTTGCCGACCTGACGGATCAGCAGCAGCCGGATCCGGATGCGCTGGAAAAAGTGAACAGCCAGCTCGGCCGCCTGTTTGATCTGCAAAAGAAACACCAGGTGGCAACCGTGGAGGAACTGCTGGCCATCCGGGACTCCCTTTCCAGGAAAGTGCACGATACAGCCCAGCTGGAGACCGACATTGAGGCGCTGGATGGGAAAATCGAAAAATTGCAGGATTCCCTCAACCGGATTGCCGGGCAGTTATCCGAACGTCGCGCCGGGGTGTTGCCGGGATTCACCGAAGATCTGAGAAAGGAACTCGTGGAGCTCGGAATCCCCAATGCGTCGTTTACCTGGGAATTGCTGCAACGGGAAGCCTTCGGGCCAAGCGGCCGCGATGTCCTGGAATTGCTTTTTACGGCGAACAAGGGAGGAAACTACGGACCCCTTAAAAAATCGGCCTCCGGGGGAGAACTTTCCCGCATCATGCTGGCCATCAAGGCGCGTTTGGCAGCTTTTGAAGCCCTGCCAACCATGATGTTCGATGAAATCGATACCGGGGTTTCCGGGGAAATATCGAACCGCATGGGGGATATCATGCGGGAAATGAGCCGGCATATGCAGGTGTTTGCCATTACCCACCTGCCCCAGGTTGCTTCCAAGGGGCACCAGCAATACAAAGTATACAAGGAGGATGTCGAAGGCCGCACCACCACCCGGATCCGACAACTTTCCCAGGAAGAGCGCATCCAGGAACTCGCCCAGATGCTCGGGGGCAGCCAGCTGACCGATACGGCCCTGACCCATGCCCGCGAACTGCTGAACTGA